One part of the Ornithodoros turicata isolate Travis chromosome 2, ASM3712646v1, whole genome shotgun sequence genome encodes these proteins:
- the LOC135385726 gene encoding guanine nucleotide-binding protein G(q) subunit alpha isoform X2, protein MMACCISEEAKEQRRINQEIERQLRKDKRDARRELKLLLLGTGESGKSTFIKQMRIIHGHGYNDEDKKGFIKLVYQNIFMAMQSMIKAMDMLKIQYIDPNNSEHANLVGQVDYETVTTFDAPYVQAIKRLWADAGIQECYDRRREYQLTDSAKYYLSDVDRIAAPDYLPTQQDILRVRVPTTGIIEYPFDLDSIIFRMVDVGGQRSERRKWIHCFENVTSIIFLVALSEYDQILFESDNENRMEESKALFKTIITYPWFQNSSVILFLNKKDLLEEKIMYSHLVDYFPEYDGPKKDAIHAREFILKMFVDLNPDSEKIIYSHFTCATDTENIRFVFAAVKDTILQLNLKEYNLV, encoded by the exons ATGATGGCGTGTTGCATTAGTGAGGAAGCGAAAGAACAGAGAAGAATCAATCAAGAGATCGAGCGACAACTACGAAAGGATAAGCGTGATGCCAGGAGGGAGCTAAAGCTCCTCCTGCTTG GTACAGGGGAGTCTGGCAAAAGTACCTTTATCAAACAGATGCGCATCATCCATGGGCATGGTTACAATGATGAAGACAAGAAAGGTTTCATCAAGCTGGTGTATCAGAATATTTTTATGGCTATGCAGAGTATGATCAAGGCCATGGACATGCTGAAAATACAGTACATAGATCCTAACAACTCT GAACATGCCAACCTGGTGGGACAAGTCGATTATGAGACAGTGACAACATTTGATGCCCCCTATGTCCAGGCTATTAAAAGGCTCTGGGCAGATGCAGGCATCCAAGAATGCTATGACCGAAGGAGGGAGTACCAGCTCACAGACTCTGCCAAATA CTATTTGAGTGATGTAGACAGAATAGCAGCGCCAGACTACCTCCCCACACAGCAAGACATCCTCCGAGTCCGAGTTCCGACAACAGGTATCATCGAGTACCCTTTCGACTTAGACTCCATCATTTTCAG AATGGTTGATGTTGGCGGGCAGCGCTCTGAAAGACGGAAGTGGATCCACTGCTTTGAGAATGTCACCTCTATTATATTCCTAGTAGCCTTAAGTGAATATGACCAGATCCTTTTTGAATCTGATAATGAG AACCGAATGGAGGAGAGTAAAGCATTATTCAAAACTATCATCACATATCCATGGTTCCAGAACTCCTCTGTAATTCTATTTCTAAACAAGAAAGACTTATTAGAAGAGAAAATTATGTATTCTCATTTAGTGGACTATTTTCCCGAGTACGATG GACCAAAGAAAGATGCCATTCACGCTAGGGAGTTCATCCTGAAAATGTTTGTGGACCTCAACCCAGACAGTGAAAAAATCATCTATTCCCATTTCACATGCGCCACAG ACACGGAGAACATCAGGTTTGTGTTTGCTGCCGTGAAGGACACAATCTTGCAACTGAACTTGAAGGAGTACAACCTAGTGTAG
- the LOC135385726 gene encoding guanine nucleotide-binding protein G(q) subunit alpha isoform X1, producing the protein MMACCISEEAKEQRRINQEIERQLRKDKRDARRELKLLLLGTGESGKSTFIKQMRIIHGHGYNDEDKKGFIKLVYQNIFMAMQSMIKAMDMLKIQYIDPNNSEHANLVGQVDYETVTTFDAPYVQAIKRLWADAGIQECYDRRREYQLTDSAKYYLSDVDRIAAPDYLPTQQDILRVRVPTTGIIEYPFDLDSIIFRMVDVGGQRSERRKWIHCFENVTSIIFLVALSEYDQILFESDNENRMEESKALFKTIITYPWFQNSSVILFLNKKDLLEEKIMYSHLVDYFPEYDGPKKDAIHAREFILKMFVDLNPDSEKIIYSHFTCATARCMIHFLLAPSASATMGLSLLCGFYSEFDFELTLHEMSFYSFFTFRFSVLVCLFCMLDLLKTQRTFGWCSALSRTP; encoded by the exons ATGATGGCGTGTTGCATTAGTGAGGAAGCGAAAGAACAGAGAAGAATCAATCAAGAGATCGAGCGACAACTACGAAAGGATAAGCGTGATGCCAGGAGGGAGCTAAAGCTCCTCCTGCTTG GTACAGGGGAGTCTGGCAAAAGTACCTTTATCAAACAGATGCGCATCATCCATGGGCATGGTTACAATGATGAAGACAAGAAAGGTTTCATCAAGCTGGTGTATCAGAATATTTTTATGGCTATGCAGAGTATGATCAAGGCCATGGACATGCTGAAAATACAGTACATAGATCCTAACAACTCT GAACATGCCAACCTGGTGGGACAAGTCGATTATGAGACAGTGACAACATTTGATGCCCCCTATGTCCAGGCTATTAAAAGGCTCTGGGCAGATGCAGGCATCCAAGAATGCTATGACCGAAGGAGGGAGTACCAGCTCACAGACTCTGCCAAATA CTATTTGAGTGATGTAGACAGAATAGCAGCGCCAGACTACCTCCCCACACAGCAAGACATCCTCCGAGTCCGAGTTCCGACAACAGGTATCATCGAGTACCCTTTCGACTTAGACTCCATCATTTTCAG AATGGTTGATGTTGGCGGGCAGCGCTCTGAAAGACGGAAGTGGATCCACTGCTTTGAGAATGTCACCTCTATTATATTCCTAGTAGCCTTAAGTGAATATGACCAGATCCTTTTTGAATCTGATAATGAG AACCGAATGGAGGAGAGTAAAGCATTATTCAAAACTATCATCACATATCCATGGTTCCAGAACTCCTCTGTAATTCTATTTCTAAACAAGAAAGACTTATTAGAAGAGAAAATTATGTATTCTCATTTAGTGGACTATTTTCCCGAGTACGATG GACCAAAGAAAGATGCCATTCACGCTAGGGAGTTCATCCTGAAAATGTTTGTGGACCTCAACCCAGACAGTGAAAAAATCATCTATTCCCATTTCACATGCGCCACAG CTCGGTGCATGATTCACTTTCTGCTCGCTCCTAGTGCATCAGCAACCATGGGGCTCTCCTTACTTTGTGGTTTCTACTCTGAATTTGATTTTGAACTAACATTGCACGAAATGTCTTTCTACTCGTTTTTCACCTTTCGTTTCTCTGTCTTGGTCTGTCTTTTCTGCATGCTTGACCTCTTAAAGACACAGAGAACATTCGGATGGTGTTCTGCGCTGTCAAGGACACCATAA